One part of the Brachyspira sp. SAP_772 genome encodes these proteins:
- a CDS encoding sulfatase has translation MKNNFYFISFFIILVLYFLLIDFLFPFMSLGNFEFHVIDIIYVYWFSVIAYNICDYIPTKKRLIISYSFVIVAIFSFFSIEPLGISVVTKPLFFTDMPDLYPSLIEVVPLYLQIITIAATVLYFSLLIAFALYFIYRLYKMYKIKRIKSISLIVIVILTTYLSFFRPVNINSIYANYFDIANSKGIINTISHRISFDKKYNNIEHSIDDVRDAIDLLSERNIDVSKLIMPYSDDTVTNRSVFLIYVESFYDYSHFASLFDKDPFPEEYREWAKVSPKVGPNDGNGSLFARLSGLTGSSPIFPKKPDSTIITKTLPFLLRDKGYKVIALEESGVTYYLDKLFPDIGVEKTVFNLGITNIKNYIKENISEDRVFVMGFTFLGHANTHVNNDLNFASNNQRFMRKIDKKNRAVLVETLENAAMTAIDIIKTRDIILEKYPDSIIIFKHDHLYPYLKNIIYNSSIDESIKVSFLTSYAVNPLLIWNGKDGPYKLPDGFPPENIPMFIAVNTKLDYTNSLIELLYKENTDDVIRFYNSFYTNSYGNIRRIEVDRESLSYKYDHAQRIISEDIFRGNKYFNSLVE, from the coding sequence TAGCTTATAATATATGTGATTATATACCAACAAAAAAGAGGCTAATAATATCATATTCTTTTGTGATTGTTGCTATATTTTCTTTTTTTAGCATAGAGCCTTTAGGTATTTCTGTAGTTACAAAACCATTATTTTTTACGGATATGCCTGATTTATACCCTTCATTAATAGAGGTTGTACCTTTATATTTACAAATTATTACTATAGCTGCTACTGTACTTTATTTTTCTTTGCTTATAGCTTTTGCTTTATATTTTATATATAGATTATATAAGATGTATAAAATAAAAAGAATAAAATCTATTTCTTTAATAGTTATAGTGATATTAACAACATATTTATCATTTTTTAGGCCAGTAAATATTAATTCTATTTATGCTAATTATTTTGATATAGCAAACAGCAAAGGAATAATAAACACAATAAGCCATAGAATATCTTTTGATAAAAAATATAATAATATAGAGCATAGTATTGATGATGTAAGAGATGCCATTGATTTATTAAGTGAAAGAAATATAGATGTATCAAAATTAATAATGCCGTATAGTGATGATACAGTTACAAATAGAAGTGTATTTTTAATATATGTAGAATCTTTTTATGATTATAGCCATTTTGCAAGTTTATTTGACAAAGACCCTTTTCCAGAAGAGTATAGAGAATGGGCTAAAGTTTCACCTAAAGTTGGCCCTAATGATGGAAATGGAAGTTTGTTTGCAAGGTTATCTGGTTTAACAGGCAGCTCCCCTATATTTCCTAAAAAGCCTGATTCTACTATCATCACTAAAACTCTTCCATTCTTGCTTAGAGATAAGGGTTATAAAGTAATAGCTTTAGAAGAGTCTGGAGTTACCTATTATTTAGATAAATTATTTCCTGATATTGGTGTTGAAAAAACAGTATTTAATTTAGGGATAACAAATATAAAGAATTATATTAAAGAGAATATTTCAGAAGATAGAGTTTTTGTTATGGGTTTTACATTTTTAGGTCATGCAAATACTCATGTAAATAATGATTTAAATTTCGCTTCAAACAATCAAAGATTTATGAGAAAAATAGATAAAAAAAATAGAGCTGTTTTGGTAGAAACTCTTGAAAATGCTGCAATGACAGCAATAGATATAATAAAAACAAGAGATATAATATTAGAAAAATATCCAGATTCTATAATTATATTTAAGCATGACCATTTATATCCGTATTTAAAGAATATTATATACAACTCTTCCATAGATGAAAGTATCAAGGTATCGTTTTTAACTTCATATGCTGTAAACCCTCTTCTTATATGGAATGGAAAAGATGGTCCTTATAAATTGCCAGACGGTTTTCCTCCAGAGAATATACCTATGTTTATAGCAGTTAATACAAAACTTGATTATACAAATAGTTTGATAGAGCTTTTATATAAAGAAAATACTGATGATGTTATAAGGTTTTATAATAGTTTTTATACTAATAGTTACGGCAATATAAGACGTATAGAGGTTGATAGGGAGAGTTTATCATATAAGTATGACCATGCACAGAGAATTATATCAGAAGACATATTTAGAGGAAATAAATACTTTAATTCTTTAGTGGAGTAA
- a CDS encoding tetratricopeptide repeat protein, with product MNIDDRENIERLFNLGHEAFVNKDYEKAIEYLDEIIDIYNKDIIAYSDGEFIIYSDSYNNEDEETNINNDDINTTHNTLVDAYYNRAISKYNMRNYEEAIKDLDKVIELSPDKLEAYYNRAHSKSYLGQYEEGIKDFKKVLEFNEDDYEAMYYVGLGYFYLLNYEEAIKHFDLSLSLLEKLGEAEINDLYYYRGHSKCYLKMYEEALSDFTKLVELKDDDSEAYYSKALSEFYLGLYEEAIKDFDTSIKLDSTSSNAYYFRGLSKNNLELYQEAMNDYKKALELGSENIVNIYNDMGLLEYKLGNYKEAIKYYTNIIEIDENIFYAYYNRALTEEKLDLYEDALSDYNKAIELEQNDAYLYNNRALLKWRMQLYREALEDFNRAISLYSEDAAFYYYRGLTNCCLNEHSKALKDFDKAIELNNNYTAAYNDRGLIYNQLQKYDYAINDFKKSIELDNENMYSYYNMALSYDALEEYEKSIKYYSKVIEINPSYSYAYYNRALAEMEIDLYNEAIEDFYKVIEIDNNDVNAYFNIALCYDSLKEYQKAIDCYTKVIEADNSYIDAYYNRGLSKVELKLYDEAFEDYIKALDINPNYLNAYNGIGFSKTKYSNNEFKNGNTQRAIELLNDALVYYNKGLELNIDDNLINASVYDSIGYTVTKLANIHFTLNDKEKAIKYYNEALSYFNKSIELNSKHALAHNSIAYINIQLDNMNNIYDKLNEKAYSYFDKAYRFAKKDDKKLIIKCITSLAKENIKTAVDFCNKNNISFN from the coding sequence ATGAATATCGATGATAGAGAGAACATAGAAAGATTATTTAATTTAGGACATGAGGCTTTTGTAAATAAAGATTATGAAAAGGCTATTGAATATTTAGATGAAATTATAGATATATACAATAAAGATATTATAGCATACTCTGACGGCGAATTTATTATATATAGCGATTCTTATAATAATGAGGATGAAGAAACAAATATAAATAACGATGATATAAACACTACTCATAATACTTTAGTAGATGCTTACTATAATAGAGCCATATCAAAATATAATATGAGAAACTATGAAGAAGCTATAAAAGATCTTGATAAAGTTATTGAATTATCTCCAGACAAATTAGAGGCATACTACAATAGAGCTCATTCAAAATCATATTTAGGACAATACGAAGAAGGAATTAAAGATTTCAAAAAGGTATTAGAGTTTAATGAAGATGATTATGAGGCAATGTATTATGTGGGACTTGGGTATTTTTATTTATTAAACTATGAAGAAGCTATAAAGCATTTTGATTTGTCTTTATCTTTGTTGGAAAAGTTGGGGGAAGCAGAAATTAATGATTTATATTATTATAGAGGACATTCAAAGTGTTATTTAAAAATGTATGAAGAAGCTTTATCAGATTTTACCAAACTTGTAGAGCTTAAAGATGATGACAGCGAAGCATATTATTCTAAAGCTTTAAGCGAGTTTTATTTAGGCTTATATGAAGAAGCTATAAAAGATTTTGATACTTCCATAAAATTAGACTCCACTTCTTCAAATGCTTATTATTTTAGAGGGCTTTCAAAAAATAATTTGGAATTGTATCAGGAAGCTATGAACGATTATAAAAAAGCTTTAGAATTAGGTTCTGAAAACATAGTAAATATTTATAATGATATGGGGCTTCTTGAATACAAGCTAGGAAATTATAAAGAGGCTATAAAATATTATACAAATATAATAGAGATAGATGAAAATATATTTTATGCATATTATAACAGGGCTTTAACAGAGGAAAAGTTGGATTTATATGAAGATGCTTTATCCGATTATAATAAGGCTATAGAACTTGAGCAAAACGATGCTTATTTATATAATAACAGAGCTTTATTAAAATGGAGAATGCAATTATATCGGGAGGCTTTGGAAGATTTTAACAGAGCCATTTCATTATACAGTGAAGATGCTGCATTCTATTATTATAGAGGACTTACTAATTGTTGCTTAAATGAACATTCAAAGGCTTTAAAAGATTTTGATAAAGCCATTGAGTTAAACAACAATTATACTGCTGCATATAATGATAGAGGATTAATATATAATCAACTCCAAAAATATGATTATGCAATCAATGATTTTAAAAAATCAATAGAACTTGATAATGAAAATATGTATTCTTATTACAATATGGCTTTATCTTATGATGCTTTAGAAGAATATGAAAAATCCATAAAATACTATTCTAAAGTTATAGAAATAAATCCATCATATTCATATGCTTACTATAATAGAGCTTTAGCTGAAATGGAGATAGATTTATATAACGAGGCTATAGAAGATTTTTATAAAGTAATAGAGATTGATAATAATGATGTTAATGCTTATTTTAATATAGCTCTATGTTATGATTCTTTGAAAGAGTATCAAAAGGCTATAGACTGCTACACAAAAGTTATTGAAGCTGATAATTCTTATATTGACGCTTATTACAACAGGGGATTAAGCAAGGTAGAATTAAAACTTTATGATGAAGCTTTTGAAGATTATATAAAAGCATTAGACATTAACCCTAATTATTTAAATGCTTATAATGGCATAGGTTTTTCAAAGACAAAGTATTCTAACAATGAATTTAAAAATGGAAACACTCAGAGGGCTATTGAACTTCTTAATGATGCTTTAGTTTATTATAATAAAGGTTTGGAATTAAATATAGATGATAATTTAATAAATGCCTCAGTATATGATAGCATTGGATATACTGTTACAAAGTTGGCTAATATACATTTTACTCTTAATGACAAAGAAAAAGCAATTAAATATTATAATGAGGCTTTATCATATTTCAACAAATCTATAGAATTAAATAGTAAACATGCATTAGCACATAACAGCATAGCATATATAAACATACAATTAGACAATATGAACAATATATATGATAAGCTAAATGAAAAGGCATACAGCTATTTTGATAAGGCTTACAGATTTGCAAAAAAAGATGATAAAAAATTAATAATAAAATGCATTACATCACTTGCAAAAGAGAATATAAAAACTGCTGTGGATTTTTGTAATAAAAACAATATAAGTTTTAATTAA
- a CDS encoding ferredoxin family protein — protein MAKGRVIIDSEQCKGCSNCVSVCPTKILYLDKENMNSWGYYPAAVTDMEKCIGCANCAMMCPDICIKVERLDEKKEGK, from the coding sequence ATGGCTAAAGGTCGTGTTATTATTGATAGTGAACAATGTAAGGGTTGTTCCAATTGCGTATCTGTATGTCCTACCAAGATATTGTATTTAGATAAGGAAAATATGAATTCTTGGGGGTATTATCCTGCAGCGGTTACAGATATGGAGAAATGTATAGGCTGTGCTAACTGTGCCATGATGTGCCCAGATATATGTATAAAAGTAGAGAGACTTGATGAGAAGAAGGAGGGTAAATAA
- the vorB gene encoding 3-methyl-2-oxobutanoate dehydrogenase subunit VorB, which yields MARSLMKGNEAMATAAIAAGCKCFFGYPITPQNEIPEFMSKAMYESGGKFVQAESEVAAINMVYGAGGAGVRAMTSSSSPGIALKQEGISYLAGAEIPAVILNVMRGGPGLGSIQPAQSDYNMMTRGGGDGDYNCPVLAPANLQEAADMIMEAFDIADHYRTPVYVAADGFIGQMMEPVDIVYKPKYELKEKTWAANGTRGKREKNIINSLYLEPELLYEHNIHLQEKYNEIKEKEARAENYKTDDADVILVSYGTMSRVVRGVVDTFREEGKKVGMIRPQTLWPFPVQAFNNPHCKMYVSIEMSMGQMIDDIKLAIECKAPVKFFGKAGGLVPAAYEIIEHVKEFAGGIL from the coding sequence ATGGCTAGAAGTTTGATGAAAGGAAACGAAGCTATGGCTACTGCGGCTATTGCTGCAGGATGCAAATGTTTTTTTGGCTATCCCATTACACCGCAAAATGAGATACCAGAGTTTATGTCTAAGGCTATGTATGAATCTGGAGGAAAGTTTGTGCAGGCAGAAAGTGAGGTTGCAGCTATCAATATGGTTTATGGTGCGGGAGGAGCTGGAGTGCGTGCTATGACATCATCATCATCACCGGGAATAGCTTTAAAACAAGAGGGTATATCATATTTAGCTGGTGCTGAGATTCCTGCCGTTATACTTAATGTTATGAGAGGCGGACCCGGTCTTGGAAGCATACAGCCTGCTCAGAGTGATTATAACATGATGACTAGAGGAGGCGGAGACGGTGATTATAATTGTCCTGTTTTAGCTCCTGCCAATTTACAGGAAGCTGCGGACATGATAATGGAAGCTTTTGATATTGCTGACCATTATAGAACACCTGTTTATGTGGCTGCTGATGGATTTATTGGGCAGATGATGGAGCCTGTAGATATTGTATATAAACCTAAATATGAATTAAAAGAGAAAACTTGGGCTGCTAATGGAACTAGGGGTAAAAGAGAGAAAAATATTATCAATTCACTTTATTTAGAGCCTGAATTACTTTATGAACATAACATACATCTTCAAGAGAAATATAATGAAATAAAAGAGAAAGAAGCAAGGGCAGAGAATTATAAAACAGATGATGCTGATGTTATACTTGTTTCATACGGCACTATGTCTAGGGTTGTAAGGGGAGTTGTTGACACATTTAGAGAAGAGGGCAAAAAGGTAGGTATGATTCGCCCGCAAACTTTATGGCCTTTTCCTGTACAAGCATTTAATAATCCGCATTGCAAAATGTATGTTTCTATAGAGATGAGTATGGGACAGATGATTGATGATATTAAGCTTGCTATTGAATGCAAAGCACCTGTTAAGTTTTTTGGTAAAGCTGGCGGATTAGTTCCTGCGGCTTATGAGATTATAGAGCATGTTAAAGAGTTTGCAGGAGGTATTTTATGA